In Candidatus Buchananbacteria bacterium CG10_big_fil_rev_8_21_14_0_10_42_9, a single window of DNA contains:
- a CDS encoding response regulator, producing MADKPLKVLLVEDDDTLIDMYKMRFDAEGFDLTVVKDGTTGIDTALQGGWDVILLDVMLPKVDGFMILEEVKKNANTKNAKVILLTNLGQESDKKKGEEMGASGYLVKANFTPSQVVDKIKEIIKI from the coding sequence ATGGCTGATAAACCGCTTAAAGTATTGTTGGTGGAGGATGATGATACTTTAATTGATATGTACAAGATGCGCTTTGACGCCGAAGGTTTTGATTTAACGGTGGTTAAAGACGGCACTACCGGCATAGACACTGCGCTTCAAGGTGGCTGGGATGTAATTTTGCTTGATGTGATGCTGCCAAAAGTTGATGGTTTCATGATCTTAGAAGAGGTTAAAAAGAACGCTAACACTAAAAATGCCAAAGTTATTTTGCTAACTAATCTAGGCCAAGAGTCTGACAAGAAAAAAGGCGAAGAGATGGGCGCCTCAGGATATTTAGTTAAGGCGAATTTCACGCCGAGCCAAGTGGTTGACAAAATTAAAGAAATCATTAAAATATAG
- a CDS encoding nucleoside-diphosphate kinase, with protein MEQSLIIFKPDALQRNLVGEIIRRFEQKGLKIIGLKMLSLDDTVLDEHYAHHKDKPFFADLKNFMKSYPVIVMALQGPDIVDAIRLIVGSTNAKEADAGTIRGDFGMSNLNLVHASDSAKTGKAEIKRFFKSDELFEYDKITDVMIYEE; from the coding sequence ATGGAACAATCATTAATTATTTTCAAACCAGATGCTCTCCAGCGTAATTTAGTTGGAGAGATTATTCGCCGTTTTGAACAAAAGGGTCTAAAAATTATTGGGCTTAAAATGTTGTCTTTGGATGATACTGTTTTGGACGAGCATTATGCCCATCATAAAGATAAGCCGTTTTTTGCCGATTTGAAAAATTTTATGAAATCTTATCCAGTGATTGTAATGGCTTTGCAAGGGCCTGACATTGTTGATGCGATTCGTTTAATTGTCGGATCAACTAACGCCAAAGAAGCTGATGCCGGAACTATTCGCGGCGATTTTGGCATGAGCAATTTAAATTTAGTTCACGCTTCTGATTCAGCTAAAACCGGTAAAGCCGAAATTAAGCGATTTTTTAAATCAGACGAACTATTTGAATACGATAAAATCACGGATGTAATGATTTACGAAGAGTAA
- a CDS encoding 50S ribosomal protein L28 — translation MGNACDRCGRGPLKGNLKSHSNIKTIHRQKLNLQVKRVDGKKMTICANCIRTLTKVKQR, via the coding sequence ATGGGAAACGCATGTGACCGTTGTGGCCGCGGACCGCTGAAAGGCAATCTTAAAAGCCACTCCAACATCAAAACCATCCATCGTCAAAAGCTTAACTTGCAAGTCAAGCGCGTTGACGGAAAAAAAATGACGATTTGCGCTAACTGCATACGCACACTAACCAAAGTCAAGCAAAGATAA
- a CDS encoding site-2 protease family protein, which translates to MFNDPVLITLFFVAFLYSVIFHEIAHGLVAYFYGDDTAKVLGRFSLNPLRHIDLFGSIILPLFLLFSFGGLIGYAKPVPVNVLRLRDRHRSMFFVALAGIATNFLLVVIAGIVISSTLDIVPNATYNLGWQFFLMVFRVNILLGVFNLMPFPGFDGFNALSTFFPHQLGRLQAKLFARFGQFSFVVVLILVYLLLPVISLILRLAEAFFFNLFGLSSLFL; encoded by the coding sequence ATGTTTAATGACCCGGTATTAATTACTCTATTTTTTGTCGCTTTTTTATATTCGGTTATTTTTCACGAAATCGCCCACGGGCTAGTCGCGTATTTTTATGGCGACGACACCGCAAAAGTACTGGGACGGTTTTCGCTTAATCCGTTGAGGCACATAGATTTGTTTGGCTCAATTATTTTGCCGCTTTTTTTGTTATTTTCGTTTGGCGGTTTGATTGGCTATGCTAAACCTGTGCCCGTAAATGTGTTGCGTCTGCGCGACCGCCACCGTTCAATGTTTTTTGTGGCCTTAGCTGGCATCGCGACTAATTTTTTATTAGTCGTGATTGCCGGTATTGTGATTAGCTCTACTTTAGACATTGTTCCCAACGCGACATATAATTTAGGCTGGCAATTTTTTTTAATGGTGTTTCGCGTTAATATTTTACTTGGCGTATTTAATTTAATGCCCTTTCCTGGTTTTGACGGCTTCAATGCTTTGTCAACTTTCTTTCCCCACCAATTGGGGCGCTTGCAAGCTAAATTATTTGCGCGTTTTGGGCAGTTTAGCTTTGTTGTGGTTTTGATTTTAGTATATTTGTTGTTGCCTGTAATTTCTTTGATTTTGCGTTTGGCCGAGGCCTTTTTCTTTAATCTTTTTGGCTTATCCAGTCTATTTTTGTAA
- a CDS encoding 30S ribosomal protein S12, with amino-acid sequence MPTVNQLLKKPRKTAKRKPKTPALRRVSNTLKRTKKDMSKGAPFKRGVCLKVQTTTPKKPNSALRKIARVRLSNGMEVTAYIPGEGHNLQEHSIVMIRGGRVRDLPGVRYHVVRGVYDTTGVDGRKQSRSLYGAKKEKKKS; translated from the coding sequence ATGCCTACAGTTAATCAATTGCTTAAAAAACCGCGTAAAACGGCCAAGCGTAAACCTAAAACGCCAGCTTTGCGCCGGGTTTCTAATACTTTGAAAAGAACCAAAAAGGATATGTCTAAAGGCGCGCCGTTTAAACGCGGTGTGTGCTTGAAGGTGCAAACGACAACACCGAAAAAGCCAAACTCAGCCTTGCGAAAAATCGCAAGGGTGCGTTTATCTAACGGCATGGAAGTGACAGCTTATATCCCGGGCGAAGGACACAATTTACAAGAACACTCAATTGTAATGATTCGCGGCGGACGAGTGCGTGATTTGCCGGGCGTTCGCTACCACGTAGTACGGGGCGTGTATGACACTACAGGCGTGGACGGGCGCAAGCAAAGCCGGAGTTTGTATGGCGCTAAGAAAGAGAAGAAAAAGTCTTAA
- a CDS encoding 30S ribosomal protein S7 gives MIMRRPTPKRTVDPDLKFNNLTLAKFINLIMDDGKKSVAQKIVYNALNTISEKTKQDPLEIFQKALQNIAPEVEVRGRRVGGANYQVPVPVSEPRRTTLGLRWLIKAAKARKGISMDKRIAAEIMDAAEGHGAAVKKREDTYKMAEANRAFAHFARR, from the coding sequence ATCATTATGCGCCGACCAACGCCTAAACGAACCGTTGATCCAGATTTAAAGTTTAACAACTTGACTCTCGCCAAGTTTATTAATTTGATTATGGATGACGGTAAAAAATCAGTTGCTCAAAAAATTGTCTATAACGCGCTCAATACGATTTCAGAAAAAACTAAACAAGACCCGTTAGAAATTTTTCAAAAAGCATTGCAAAATATTGCCCCGGAAGTTGAAGTGCGCGGCCGACGGGTAGGCGGAGCAAATTATCAAGTGCCAGTCCCGGTAAGTGAACCGCGGCGTACCACGCTTGGCTTGCGTTGGTTAATTAAGGCAGCTAAGGCGCGTAAAGGTATTAGTATGGATAAGCGCATCGCCGCGGAAATTATGGATGCGGCTGAAGGCCACGGCGCGGCAGTAAAGAAACGGGAAGACACATACAAGATGGCTGAAGCTAACCGAGCTTTCGCTCACTTTGCCCGTCGTTAA
- the fusA gene encoding elongation factor G, with protein sequence MAREYSLEKTRNIGIIAHIDAGKTTVTERILFYTGIKHKIGEVHEGEAEMDWMEQERERGITITSAATTCFWAPRGQEDKKVRINIIDTPGHVDFTAEVERSLRVLDGGVVVFDGVAGVEPQSETVWHQADKYKVPRICFINKLDRTGADFYADLQSIYDRLTKNAYPIQLPVGAEDNFQGIVDLLEQKARIYKDAEGKEWEDTDIPDDLKEKASEYRNKLVEAIAENDEKLMDRYLGGEDISLDELKAGLRKAVIGNHLIPVLCGSALKNKGVQFLLDAVADYLPSPLDVPEIVGFDPDDEEKKISRKASDDEPFAALAFKIAVDPYVGKLAFFRVYSGKVSSGSYVLNSSTGKKERIGRILRMHANSREEVQEVYAGEIAAAVGLKETFTGHTLCAEDSPVVLETITFPEPVISVAIEPKTKQDQEKMGIALGKLAEEDPTFRIRTDEETMQTVISGMGELHLDIIVDRMKREFKVEANVGQPQVAYKETIKQTGEAEGKYIRQSGGRGQYGHCWLRLEPKEPASGFEFGNEIKGGIIPNEYIPAIEKGVKEAMDKGVIAGYPIIDLKATVYDGSFHEVDSSEAAFKIAASMAFQAAFKKANGVILEPIMKVEVITPEEFMGDVIGNLNSKRGQVQEMRERGNAKVVDAQVPLAEMFGYATELRSMTQGRASYSMEFSHYAEVPKNVEAKIVSGETK encoded by the coding sequence ATGGCTCGCGAATACTCATTGGAAAAAACTCGCAACATCGGAATTATCGCTCATATTGACGCTGGGAAAACTACAGTGACCGAGCGGATTTTGTTTTATACCGGAATTAAACATAAAATCGGGGAAGTGCACGAAGGCGAGGCGGAGATGGATTGGATGGAACAAGAACGTGAACGCGGTATTACCATAACTTCTGCGGCCACGACCTGTTTTTGGGCGCCACGAGGCCAAGAAGATAAGAAGGTGCGAATTAATATTATTGACACTCCCGGGCACGTTGACTTTACGGCCGAAGTGGAAAGATCCCTGCGCGTGCTTGACGGCGGCGTTGTGGTATTCGACGGCGTGGCTGGGGTGGAACCACAATCAGAAACGGTATGGCACCAAGCCGATAAGTATAAAGTGCCGCGGATTTGCTTTATTAATAAGCTAGATCGTACCGGAGCAGATTTTTACGCCGACCTTCAATCGATTTACGACCGATTAACTAAAAATGCCTACCCGATACAGCTTCCGGTTGGCGCGGAAGATAATTTCCAAGGCATTGTTGATTTATTAGAACAAAAGGCTCGCATCTATAAAGACGCTGAAGGCAAAGAATGGGAAGACACTGATATCCCTGATGACCTAAAGGAGAAGGCGAGTGAGTACCGTAATAAATTAGTGGAAGCCATTGCCGAGAACGATGAAAAATTAATGGACCGTTACTTGGGGGGAGAAGACATCAGTTTAGATGAATTAAAAGCCGGGTTAAGAAAAGCGGTAATTGGTAATCATTTGATTCCGGTGTTGTGCGGCTCAGCTTTGAAAAATAAAGGCGTGCAATTTTTATTGGACGCGGTGGCTGATTATTTACCTAGCCCCCTAGATGTGCCGGAGATCGTTGGATTTGATCCGGACGATGAAGAAAAGAAGATTTCACGTAAAGCTTCTGATGATGAGCCGTTTGCGGCATTAGCATTTAAAATCGCAGTTGATCCATATGTTGGTAAGCTAGCTTTTTTCCGGGTTTATTCGGGTAAAGTCTCGTCCGGTTCGTATGTTTTAAATTCCAGTACTGGCAAAAAAGAACGCATTGGACGAATTTTACGCATGCACGCCAATTCTCGCGAAGAAGTACAAGAAGTTTACGCCGGAGAAATTGCAGCCGCGGTTGGCTTAAAAGAAACTTTTACCGGCCACACGCTTTGCGCTGAAGATAGCCCGGTAGTCTTAGAGACCATTACGTTCCCAGAGCCGGTAATTAGCGTCGCGATTGAACCGAAAACCAAGCAAGACCAAGAGAAGATGGGGATTGCTTTGGGTAAACTTGCGGAAGAAGATCCGACTTTTAGAATCCGAACCGATGAAGAAACTATGCAAACCGTTATTTCTGGAATGGGAGAGTTGCATTTAGATATTATTGTTGACCGGATGAAGCGCGAATTTAAAGTGGAAGCCAATGTCGGCCAGCCGCAAGTGGCCTACAAAGAAACGATCAAGCAAACCGGTGAAGCTGAAGGTAAATACATTCGGCAATCCGGCGGTCGGGGACAGTACGGCCATTGTTGGCTTAGGCTTGAGCCAAAAGAACCAGCGTCAGGTTTTGAATTTGGCAATGAAATTAAGGGCGGTATTATTCCCAACGAATATATTCCAGCTATTGAAAAAGGTGTTAAAGAGGCAATGGACAAGGGCGTGATTGCCGGTTACCCAATAATAGATTTGAAAGCAACAGTTTATGACGGATCATTCCACGAAGTTGATTCATCAGAAGCAGCATTTAAAATTGCGGCATCAATGGCATTTCAAGCGGCGTTCAAAAAAGCTAATGGTGTTATATTAGAGCCAATTATGAAAGTCGAAGTGATTACGCCGGAAGAATTTATGGGCGATGTGATTGGTAATTTAAATTCTAAACGAGGCCAGGTGCAAGAAATGCGGGAACGCGGTAATGCTAAAGTAGTAGATGCGCAAGTACCCTTAGCTGAAATGTTTGGTTATGCGACTGAACTTCGGTCCATGACACAAGGTCGCGCGTCGTATAGCATGGAATTTAGCCACTACGCAGAAGTGCCTAAAAACGTAGAAGCTAAAATAGTTTCTGGCGAAACCAAGTAA
- the tuf gene encoding elongation factor Tu produces MMADKFERSKPHLNVGTIGHVDHGKTTLTAALLAVSNAAGAKASQKSVDQIDNAPEEKARGITIATAHVEYETDKRHYAHVDCPGHADYVKNMITGAAQMDGAILVVAATDGPMPQTREHILLAKQVGVPKIVVFLNKIDQVQDAELVDLVEEEIRDLLKKYEFDGDCPIIRGSALKAVEDPKGDAAKPIQELLKAVDEYIPEPTRDVDQPFLMPIEDIFSIEGRGTVATGRIERGVVKVNEEVEIVGKKEETSKTTVTGIEMFNKELDQGQAGDNAGILLRGTKKDEIERGQVLAKPGTITPHTEFDSEVYVLTKEEGGRHKPFFKGYKPQFYIGTADVTGEVELSEGTEMVMPGDTVSLKIKLIVPVALEEKQRFAIREGGRTVASGVVTKIIK; encoded by the coding sequence ATTATGGCCGATAAATTTGAGCGATCAAAGCCTCATTTGAATGTCGGTACCATCGGTCACGTTGACCATGGTAAGACTACCTTAACTGCTGCTTTGCTTGCAGTATCAAACGCCGCAGGTGCGAAAGCATCACAAAAGTCAGTGGACCAAATTGATAATGCGCCAGAAGAAAAAGCCCGGGGTATTACAATTGCCACCGCTCATGTTGAATATGAAACCGACAAGCGCCACTACGCGCACGTTGACTGCCCGGGGCATGCTGACTACGTTAAAAACATGATTACCGGTGCCGCCCAGATGGATGGCGCGATTTTAGTTGTCGCCGCCACTGACGGGCCGATGCCGCAAACTCGCGAACATATCTTGCTGGCAAAGCAAGTAGGTGTGCCTAAGATTGTGGTGTTCTTAAACAAAATTGATCAAGTCCAAGATGCTGAATTAGTTGACTTGGTGGAAGAAGAGATTCGTGACCTCTTGAAAAAATACGAATTTGACGGTGACTGCCCAATCATTCGCGGGTCAGCTTTGAAAGCTGTGGAGGATCCAAAAGGTGATGCCGCAAAGCCAATCCAAGAATTATTGAAAGCGGTTGACGAATATATTCCAGAACCAACCCGTGATGTTGACCAACCTTTCCTAATGCCGATTGAAGACATTTTCTCAATTGAAGGCCGCGGAACAGTCGCTACCGGAAGAATCGAGCGGGGTGTTGTTAAAGTCAACGAAGAAGTGGAGATTGTTGGTAAAAAAGAAGAAACTTCAAAGACTACGGTGACCGGCATTGAGATGTTTAATAAGGAATTGGATCAAGGCCAAGCTGGCGACAACGCTGGAATTTTACTTCGCGGAACTAAAAAGGATGAAATTGAGCGCGGCCAAGTTTTGGCTAAACCAGGCACCATTACCCCGCACACTGAATTTGATTCAGAAGTGTATGTGCTAACCAAAGAGGAGGGTGGACGCCACAAACCTTTTTTCAAGGGTTACAAGCCACAGTTTTATATTGGTACCGCTGATGTGACTGGCGAAGTGGAACTGTCCGAAGGAACAGAAATGGTGATGCCCGGCGATACTGTTAGCTTGAAGATTAAACTGATTGTGCCGGTAGCCTTGGAAGAGAAGCAACGTTTTGCCATCCGTGAAGGTGGCCGAACTGTCGCTTCTGGGGTTGTAACTAAAATTATCAAGTAA
- a CDS encoding 30S ribosomal protein S10, with product MAKEKKKIENEEGSAQRIRIKIKAYDHKIIDQSTKNIIDTVERSGAKTIGPVPLPTEIKKYTVMKSTFVHKDAREQYEMRVHKRLLDIVEPTPKTIDSLSSLNLPAGVDVEVKM from the coding sequence ATGGCAAAAGAAAAAAAGAAAATTGAAAACGAGGAAGGGTCGGCGCAGAGAATTAGAATCAAGATTAAAGCCTACGACCATAAGATTATTGATCAATCGACTAAGAATATCATTGACACAGTCGAACGATCGGGTGCTAAAACAATTGGTCCAGTGCCGTTGCCAACAGAAATAAAAAAGTACACGGTGATGAAGTCAACCTTTGTTCATAAAGACGCCCGCGAACAGTACGAAATGAGGGTTCATAAAAGATTATTGGACATTGTCGAGCCAACACCAAAAACCATTGATTCTTTATCAAGTTTAAATCTTCCAGCCGGAGTCGATGTTGAAGTTAAAATGTAA
- a CDS encoding 50S ribosomal protein L3, giving the protein MKFILGKKVEMTQKYDEHGQVVPVTKIFAGPNIITQVKNSNKDKYQAVQVGFGARRKMPKPQVGHTKKLGNFLYFREFNLKNDADAEKTKAVKVGDTITVNTFAKGDVVQVTGVSKGKGFQGVVKRWGFHGSPASHGHKDQLRMPGSIGASSDPSRVFKGKKMPGRMGAAQVTVKNLEIIDIDPEHDYLFIKGAVPGARNGLVLISGNGTLSIGIKEDQSQEMPAESKKDESQVTTRPEESANSSAKESTPEDKKENTDVKVEAKPEEKKNDTEEDKK; this is encoded by the coding sequence ATGAAATTCATTCTTGGAAAAAAAGTTGAGATGACACAAAAATATGACGAACATGGTCAGGTCGTTCCGGTGACCAAGATTTTTGCTGGTCCAAATATTATTACCCAGGTAAAGAATTCCAACAAGGATAAGTATCAAGCGGTGCAAGTGGGTTTTGGCGCTCGGCGTAAAATGCCCAAACCACAAGTTGGCCACACTAAAAAATTAGGCAATTTTTTATATTTTCGCGAATTTAATTTGAAAAATGACGCTGATGCCGAAAAGACCAAGGCGGTAAAAGTTGGGGATACCATCACTGTGAATACGTTTGCTAAAGGTGATGTAGTGCAAGTAACTGGCGTATCCAAAGGTAAGGGTTTTCAGGGCGTAGTCAAGCGTTGGGGTTTTCATGGTTCTCCGGCAAGCCACGGACATAAAGATCAGTTACGCATGCCCGGCTCCATTGGGGCAAGTTCTGATCCGTCGAGGGTTTTTAAAGGCAAAAAAATGCCTGGCCGCATGGGCGCGGCTCAAGTAACGGTTAAAAATTTGGAAATTATTGATATTGACCCGGAACACGATTATTTATTTATCAAAGGTGCGGTTCCTGGGGCACGTAACGGTTTAGTCCTGATTTCCGGCAACGGCACTCTATCGATTGGGATTAAAGAAGATCAAAGTCAAGAAATGCCAGCAGAATCAAAAAAGGATGAATCCCAAGTTACCACTAGACCAGAAGAGTCCGCCAACTCTAGCGCCAAAGAATCAACCCCGGAAGATAAAAAGGAAAATACGGACGTTAAAGTTGAGGCTAAGCCAGAAGAGAAAAAAAATGATACTGAGGAAGATAAAAAATAA
- a CDS encoding 50S ribosomal protein L4, protein MSQVKIYNQTGEELKALDLNDKIFGHPLKIELIWEAVVAQLANARPVLAHTKGRSEVRGGGKKPWRQKGTGRARHGSIRSPIWIGGGVTFGPTKDRNFSKAINKKVKRQALLTALSDKAKNGNIVVVDSLQLESIKTKTANEILHNLKLRTKKTKAKKVDSKSKATAKSTEDSKQPKDPSVLVVLDSVDTNVIRSMKNLPRLTTIQANSLNVYDVVKHQKLLVTEKALAVITKVYGDTAVGENKPKVKA, encoded by the coding sequence ATGAGCCAAGTTAAAATTTACAATCAAACGGGTGAAGAGTTAAAGGCGTTAGATTTGAACGATAAAATTTTTGGCCACCCGTTAAAAATTGAATTAATTTGGGAAGCTGTGGTGGCGCAGCTAGCTAACGCCCGGCCGGTTTTGGCTCATACCAAGGGCCGGTCAGAAGTTAGAGGCGGGGGTAAAAAACCATGGCGGCAAAAGGGCACAGGGCGCGCTCGGCACGGATCAATTCGCTCACCTATTTGGATTGGTGGTGGCGTGACTTTTGGGCCAACCAAAGATAGAAATTTTTCCAAAGCCATTAACAAAAAAGTTAAACGCCAGGCCCTGCTCACGGCTCTTTCGGATAAAGCCAAGAACGGAAATATTGTTGTGGTGGACAGTTTGCAGTTGGAAAGCATCAAAACTAAAACTGCTAATGAAATTTTGCATAATTTAAAATTGCGCACTAAAAAAACTAAAGCCAAAAAGGTTGACAGCAAATCAAAGGCCACGGCGAAATCCACGGAGGATTCAAAACAACCAAAAGACCCGAGCGTGCTAGTAGTTTTGGATAGCGTGGACACTAATGTTATTCGATCAATGAAAAATTTACCGCGCTTAACCACAATTCAAGCTAATAGTTTAAATGTTTATGACGTGGTTAAGCACCAAAAATTGTTAGTTACGGAAAAAGCCTTGGCGGTAATTACTAAAGTTTACGGCGATACAGCGGTTGGGGAAAATAAGCCTAAAGTTAAAGCCTAA
- a CDS encoding 50S ribosomal protein L23, with translation MGLFDKFKKKKDSDKPEAKTEALAISGKPKAGVKDEANKVEPAKKSKPKAAESKKTEVKQAAKKTEAKPAKVKKSGNQKDFEYLPGSKIIIRPVVSEKSAHLADQNKYVFAVSPKTNKVEIKKAVLSIYGVEPLSVNIVALKGKKKGFGRIQGSRKDWKKAVVTLKKGDTIEVYEGV, from the coding sequence ATGGGTTTGTTTGATAAGTTTAAAAAGAAAAAGGATAGCGATAAGCCGGAAGCCAAGACGGAAGCTTTAGCTATTAGCGGTAAGCCTAAAGCAGGGGTTAAAGATGAGGCTAACAAAGTTGAGCCAGCCAAAAAGTCTAAACCGAAAGCAGCCGAAAGTAAAAAGACAGAAGTTAAACAAGCAGCTAAGAAAACAGAGGCCAAGCCCGCGAAAGTTAAAAAATCAGGCAACCAAAAAGATTTTGAATATTTGCCTGGCAGTAAGATTATTATTCGTCCGGTCGTATCAGAAAAATCTGCCCATTTGGCTGATCAAAACAAATATGTCTTTGCTGTTAGTCCTAAAACCAACAAAGTCGAAATTAAAAAAGCGGTTTTAAGCATCTATGGCGTAGAGCCGTTATCAGTAAATATTGTCGCGCTTAAGGGCAAGAAAAAAGGTTTTGGGCGTATTCAAGGCAGCCGCAAAGATTGGAAAAAGGCGGTTGTGACTTTAAAAAAGGGTGATACTATTGAGGTTTACGAAGGCGTGTAA
- a CDS encoding 50S ribosomal protein L2: MALKRYKPTTPARRHSSVVSSEDLTVKKPLKSLISNKKKFAGRNNTGKITVRHRGGGAKQFYRQIDFTRDKLDIPATVKTIEYDPNRNARIALISYVDGTKRYIIAPGELKVGQKIVTSKKRTEIAPGNRMPLEFIPQGMLVYNVELTPGRGAKIVRSAGSWAKLMAIEGKYAHLRLPSGEVRMVQKDCMATIGQVSNSDARLVRIGKAGRKRHMGIRPTVRGKVMNPVDHPHGGGEGSNPIGMKAPKTPWGKKALGVKTRKANKYSDKLIIKRRKRRKR, translated from the coding sequence ATGGCATTAAAAAGATACAAACCAACTACCCCGGCTCGGCGCCACTCATCCGTAGTGAGTAGCGAAGATTTAACTGTGAAAAAGCCGTTAAAAAGTTTGATTAGCAATAAGAAAAAGTTTGCCGGCCGCAATAACACTGGTAAAATCACTGTGCGTCATAGAGGCGGCGGGGCCAAGCAATTTTATCGCCAGATTGATTTTACTCGTGATAAATTAGATATACCTGCCACCGTTAAAACGATTGAATATGATCCCAACCGGAACGCGCGCATAGCTTTAATTTCATATGTTGACGGCACCAAGCGATACATTATCGCTCCGGGGGAATTAAAAGTTGGCCAAAAAATTGTGACTTCCAAAAAGCGCACGGAAATCGCCCCGGGGAATCGCATGCCGTTGGAATTTATTCCTCAAGGGATGCTGGTTTATAATGTTGAGCTAACGCCGGGCCGCGGCGCTAAAATTGTGCGTTCAGCCGGTTCTTGGGCCAAGCTGATGGCGATAGAAGGAAAATATGCTCATTTGCGTTTACCGTCCGGTGAGGTTCGCATGGTCCAGAAAGATTGCATGGCAACGATCGGCCAAGTTTCAAATTCTGACGCCCGCTTAGTTAGAATTGGCAAAGCTGGCCGTAAACGCCATATGGGGATACGCCCGACAGTTAGAGGAAAAGTGATGAATCCAGTTGACCATCCGCACGGCGGAGGTGAAGGCTCTAATCCGATTGGTATGAAAGCGCCCAAAACTCCTTGGGGCAAAAAAGCTTTGGGTGTTAAAACCAGAAAAGCTAACAAGTATTCTGATAAGTTAATCATTAAACGTCGTAAGCGGCGCAAGCGATAA
- a CDS encoding 30S ribosomal protein S19: MSRSLKKGPYVNPKILKKLEGKKAGDKTVIKIWDRGCSITPEMIGFTFGVHNGKEHIPVTVIENMVGHKFGEFSPTRKFKGHGGKMAKDQSAATK; this comes from the coding sequence ATGTCAAGAAGTTTAAAAAAGGGACCCTACGTTAACCCCAAGATTTTGAAAAAGTTGGAAGGCAAAAAAGCCGGAGATAAAACAGTGATTAAAATTTGGGACCGCGGTTGCAGTATTACCCCAGAGATGATCGGCTTTACTTTTGGCGTGCATAATGGTAAAGAACATATTCCAGTAACGGTGATTGAAAATATGGTGGGGCATAAATTCGGTGAGTTTTCACCCACCCGCAAGTTTAAAGGTCATGGTGGCAAGATGGCTAAAGATCAATCAGCTGCCACCAAATAA
- a CDS encoding 50S ribosomal protein L22: MTRARLSRLRISPRKVRLVVDMVRGLPVEQALDQLNFSAKAAARPVHKLIKSAVANAEHNQNLSVGNLFIKTITVDDGPTLKRYKPRAMGRATPIRKRTSHVKLILSEIKASKKTEVKLYKSKEPKVDTIKQDTAPKKSALNTGQTAVKSGGITKAESKKVEATRHQTTNK; the protein is encoded by the coding sequence ATGACTCGGGCTCGTTTGAGTCGCTTACGCATATCACCGCGCAAGGTTAGGTTAGTAGTTGATATGGTTAGGGGACTGCCGGTTGAGCAAGCCTTGGATCAGCTTAATTTCAGTGCCAAAGCCGCAGCGCGTCCGGTGCATAAGCTAATCAAGTCGGCTGTGGCTAACGCTGAGCATAATCAAAATTTGTCAGTCGGGAATTTATTTATTAAAACCATTACGGTTGACGACGGGCCAACGCTAAAACGTTATAAACCGCGCGCCATGGGACGGGCCACCCCAATCCGCAAGCGCACAAGCCACGTTAAGTTAATTTTGTCTGAAATTAAAGCGAGCAAAAAGACTGAGGTGAAACTATATAAATCAAAAGAACCTAAGGTGGATACAATTAAGCAAGATACGGCTCCAAAAAAATCAGCCTTAAATACTGGCCAAACCGCAGTTAAGAGTGGCGGTATTACTAAAGCTGAGTCTAAAAAAGTTGAGGCCACCCGCCATCAAACAACGAATAAGTAA